In the Maribacter sp. MJ134 genome, one interval contains:
- a CDS encoding AGE family epimerase/isomerase — MKDYANLYKNELLNEVLPFWEKYSLDEEYGGYFTCLTPKGEVYDTDKFVWLQARQVWMFATLYQQVAQKQEWKEITTLGADFLENYGRDTAGDWYFSLNRKGQPLIQPYNIFSDCFAAMAFGKFYEIDPQEKYATIAKTTFEHILKRQQHPKGKYDKSVPGTRPMQNFALPMILCNLSLELEPLLGSEKVSEVTDNVIDLVMNTFYDDATGLVLENVSHTGEFVDSFEGRLLNPGHAIEAMWFIMNLGIRKNDTALINKAEKLMFQQLEHGWDPEYGGILYFMDRKGHPPQQLEHDQKLWWVHLETLVALAKTYAYNQNPKAAEWFKKVHDYTWSHFRDIENGGEWFGYLNREGKVHLNLKGGKWKGCFHVPRALLEIWKTLENSSL, encoded by the coding sequence TTGAAAGACTACGCAAACCTTTACAAAAATGAACTCTTGAACGAAGTTCTACCTTTTTGGGAAAAGTATTCTTTGGATGAAGAATATGGGGGCTATTTCACCTGTTTGACCCCAAAAGGAGAAGTTTACGATACCGATAAATTTGTATGGCTACAGGCTAGACAAGTCTGGATGTTCGCTACCTTGTACCAACAAGTAGCACAAAAACAGGAATGGAAGGAAATCACCACATTAGGTGCCGATTTTCTGGAAAACTATGGGCGGGATACGGCCGGTGATTGGTACTTTTCCTTGAACCGAAAAGGACAGCCTCTCATCCAACCTTACAATATATTTTCGGACTGTTTTGCGGCTATGGCCTTTGGCAAATTCTATGAAATAGATCCGCAAGAGAAATACGCAACAATCGCTAAGACCACGTTTGAACATATTTTAAAGCGGCAGCAGCATCCCAAGGGGAAATATGACAAATCGGTTCCCGGTACACGACCCATGCAAAACTTTGCTCTGCCCATGATCCTGTGCAACCTTTCCTTGGAATTGGAACCTTTATTAGGATCGGAAAAAGTTTCCGAGGTGACGGATAACGTCATCGATTTGGTCATGAATACCTTCTATGACGATGCAACTGGATTGGTACTAGAAAACGTGTCGCACACTGGAGAGTTTGTGGACAGCTTTGAGGGCAGATTGTTGAATCCCGGTCATGCAATAGAGGCCATGTGGTTTATCATGAATTTGGGAATCCGTAAAAATGATACGGCCCTGATCAACAAAGCGGAAAAACTTATGTTTCAACAACTGGAACATGGTTGGGACCCGGAATATGGTGGAATCCTATATTTTATGGACAGAAAAGGCCATCCACCGCAGCAACTGGAACACGACCAAAAACTTTGGTGGGTGCATTTAGAAACCCTGGTCGCCTTGGCAAAAACATATGCCTACAATCAAAACCCCAAAGCTGCGGAATGGTTCAAAAAAGTACATGACTATACTTGGTCCCATTTCAGGGATATAGAAAACGGTGGCGAATGGTTCGGCTACCTTAACAGAGAGGGAAAGGTGCACCTAAACCTAAAAGGCGGTAAATGGAAAGGCTGTTTTCATGTACCAAGAGCTCTGTTAGAAATTTGGAAAACCTTGGAAAATTCTAGTCTATGA
- a CDS encoding sodium:solute symporter family protein, with product MTLSPWDIGIVIAYVVGVLVLGFYLSRKSSKNLESYFLGGNELPWYYLGLSNASGMFDISGTMWSVGILFVYGLKSAWLPWLWPVWNQVFVFVYLAIWMRRSGVMTGAEWITFRFGDGRGAKLSHIIIVIFAVISVLGFIAYFFEGIGKYCTSILPWDMAFDLLGYQVSSARSYALIICGLTSLYTVKGGMHSVVATEVMQFVIMTIACIGVGIVAYNMVTAEQITAVVPDNWDKLWFGWNLDLDWSNSAFPQVRNKIDSDGFDLFGILFILMVLKGVFASVAGPVPSYDMQRILATKTPSEAAKMSFLTICVLYIPRYFMIIGFAVLALVFLGPELKAMGDAIDFEQVLPMAINKFLPVGLKGLMLAGFLAAFMGTFAAFVNSAPAYIVNDIYKKYINPGAPDKKLVQLSIISSLGLVMVGIAFGFNAGSLNSLILWLSSSLYGGYVAANVLKWVWWRFSGNGYFWGMLFGLIGSTVKFIFFPHYVDIFVFPLIFAFAFIGCIIGTYMEPLPNREQIKTFYKQTRPWGFWGRSRKK from the coding sequence ATGACACTTTCCCCTTGGGATATAGGTATTGTTATCGCTTACGTAGTTGGGGTCTTAGTACTTGGTTTTTATTTATCCAGAAAATCTTCCAAGAATCTTGAATCGTATTTTTTAGGAGGAAATGAACTACCCTGGTATTATCTTGGCCTTAGTAACGCCTCGGGAATGTTCGATATTTCCGGCACCATGTGGTCAGTCGGTATTCTGTTCGTTTACGGATTAAAAAGTGCTTGGCTACCATGGTTATGGCCAGTATGGAACCAGGTTTTCGTATTTGTATATCTTGCTATTTGGATGCGAAGGTCCGGTGTGATGACAGGGGCAGAATGGATTACGTTCCGTTTTGGAGACGGAAGGGGAGCAAAGCTTTCCCATATCATTATCGTAATTTTTGCGGTTATCAGTGTTCTTGGCTTTATAGCCTACTTTTTTGAAGGAATCGGCAAATATTGCACGTCTATACTACCTTGGGATATGGCCTTTGATTTACTTGGTTATCAGGTTTCTTCTGCAAGAAGTTATGCTCTTATCATTTGTGGCCTTACCTCTTTGTACACGGTAAAGGGCGGAATGCATAGCGTTGTAGCCACAGAAGTAATGCAATTTGTAATCATGACCATTGCTTGTATTGGGGTTGGAATCGTTGCTTACAACATGGTTACGGCAGAACAGATTACCGCCGTTGTACCTGATAATTGGGACAAACTTTGGTTTGGGTGGAATCTAGATTTAGACTGGAGTAACTCCGCCTTCCCTCAGGTACGCAATAAAATTGATTCCGATGGCTTTGACCTTTTTGGAATACTATTCATACTAATGGTCTTAAAAGGAGTTTTTGCTTCTGTTGCTGGCCCTGTTCCCAGTTATGACATGCAACGTATACTTGCTACTAAAACACCTTCTGAAGCTGCAAAAATGAGTTTCTTAACCATTTGTGTGTTATATATTCCACGCTATTTTATGATTATAGGTTTTGCGGTGTTAGCCTTGGTTTTTCTTGGCCCTGAATTAAAGGCAATGGGAGATGCTATAGATTTTGAACAAGTACTTCCCATGGCTATCAATAAATTTTTACCTGTAGGGTTAAAGGGTTTAATGCTTGCCGGTTTTCTAGCCGCTTTTATGGGGACCTTCGCCGCATTTGTAAATTCGGCTCCTGCCTATATTGTCAATGATATTTATAAGAAATACATCAATCCAGGTGCACCGGATAAAAAACTGGTACAGCTAAGTATTATTTCTTCTTTAGGCTTGGTTATGGTAGGTATTGCCTTTGGATTTAATGCCGGCTCCCTAAACAGTCTTATCCTATGGCTCAGCTCTTCCTTATATGGAGGATATGTGGCGGCCAATGTATTAAAATGGGTCTGGTGGCGTTTTTCAGGTAACGGCTACTTCTGGGGAATGCTTTTTGGCCTAATTGGTTCTACGGTAAAATTCATATTCTTTCCGCATTATGTGGATATTTTTGTGTTCCCGCTCATTTTTGCGTTTGCGTTTATTGGTTGTATTATTGGCACTTATATGGAGCCTTTACCTAATCGAGAACAGATAAAAACCTTCTACAAACAAACTAGACCTTGGGGATTCTGGGGCCGATCAAGAAAGAAGTGA
- a CDS encoding RidA family protein: MKNLMLGAFLLLLLSCGAEPNNESEQKTVENPIETVPGDYNPEAKLGDLNITLRDQGTPVANYVHAVRTGNLIFLAGKGPKQDNGENILGKLGADLSVEEGYNAAREVAINQLSVLKSELGNLNKVKRVVKVKGMVNAIPDFKDHSKVINGYSDLMVAVFGDAGKHARAAVGMGSLPGNMAVEIEMIVEVYE, from the coding sequence ATGAAAAACTTGATGCTAGGGGCCTTTCTATTACTTCTTTTGTCCTGTGGAGCCGAACCCAATAACGAATCAGAACAGAAAACCGTTGAGAATCCGATAGAAACGGTTCCCGGTGATTATAATCCAGAGGCCAAACTTGGGGATCTCAATATTACACTAAGAGATCAAGGAACGCCTGTTGCTAATTATGTACATGCCGTACGAACGGGAAATCTAATTTTCTTGGCCGGGAAAGGGCCTAAGCAAGATAATGGCGAAAACATTCTTGGTAAATTAGGTGCGGACTTAAGTGTAGAAGAGGGCTATAACGCCGCTCGGGAGGTTGCTATTAATCAACTGTCCGTCTTAAAGTCGGAATTAGGGAATCTGAACAAAGTTAAAAGAGTAGTCAAGGTAAAAGGTATGGTCAATGCAATACCAGATTTCAAGGATCATTCCAAGGTTATTAATGGCTATTCTGACCTTATGGTCGCTGTCTTTGGTGATGCGGGTAAACATGCCCGAGCTGCGGTAGGTATGGGTTCGTTACCTGGTAACATGGCTGTGGAGATAGAGATGATCGTTGAGGTGTATGAGTAA
- a CDS encoding FAD-dependent oxidoreductase, whose translation MKNLYCTLFSLLLLTICAGQKEVDVLIIGGGAGGTSAGIQAARMGVKVQIIEATPWLGGMLTSAGVSAIDGNHEMPSGIWGEFRQKLRDHYGGAEALATGWVSHTLFEPSVGNKILQEMANIPNLDIAFNAIYSDVKKDGEGWQITYSRNKKVYSTKAKILIDATEIGELLPLVGADFRLGMDAKSDTNEKEAPETANNIVQDLTYVLTLEDVSKIPLLNQGKKGLVKKPKNYDPEAYACACKREDGDMFGGVSGCEQMLNYGKLPNNKYMVNWPNCGNDFYVNWPELSKEERSNKLADAKAFTQGFVYYIQNELGFKHLRVAEEFPTKDNFPMIPYDREARRVKGKTFLTVDHLERPYDFTLYRTGITVGDYPIDHHHDKNSEAPEIDFINIKVPSYNVPLGSLVPESVEQFIVAEKNISVSNIVNGATRLQPVVLGIGQAAGALSAMSILENKKPSEISIRKVQNALLESNVYIMPFIDIKKEDSAFGAMQRMGATGILKGTGIAYKWANQTWFYPNRMVSEHELIRGLQPYFPSLESMAASGAGIRLPFIASILQKVNMEYSIPVIKTKWNTWGIHQACDDKIALNRRTVSILADKLLNPFAMEVNWNGELKQK comes from the coding sequence ATGAAAAATCTGTATTGTACTCTTTTTTCGTTATTACTACTAACCATATGTGCCGGCCAGAAAGAAGTAGACGTTTTGATTATCGGAGGCGGTGCTGGCGGAACTTCTGCAGGAATCCAGGCGGCACGGATGGGTGTTAAAGTGCAAATCATCGAAGCTACACCTTGGTTAGGCGGTATGCTGACCTCGGCCGGTGTGTCGGCCATTGACGGCAACCATGAAATGCCCTCTGGTATTTGGGGAGAATTTCGTCAAAAATTGCGTGACCATTATGGCGGAGCAGAGGCATTGGCTACAGGCTGGGTTAGCCACACCTTATTTGAACCCTCGGTAGGCAACAAAATCCTTCAAGAAATGGCAAATATCCCTAATTTGGACATCGCTTTTAATGCGATATACAGTGATGTAAAAAAAGATGGGGAAGGATGGCAAATTACCTACAGTCGAAACAAAAAAGTCTATTCCACAAAGGCCAAAATACTCATAGATGCTACCGAAATAGGCGAACTATTGCCCTTGGTTGGTGCCGATTTTAGGCTAGGTATGGATGCAAAAAGCGATACAAACGAAAAAGAAGCTCCCGAAACAGCCAATAACATTGTGCAGGACCTAACTTATGTTTTGACATTGGAGGATGTTTCGAAAATCCCTCTCCTTAATCAGGGTAAAAAAGGGCTAGTAAAAAAACCCAAAAACTACGACCCTGAAGCGTATGCCTGTGCCTGTAAACGGGAAGATGGTGATATGTTCGGTGGAGTTTCCGGTTGTGAACAAATGCTGAACTACGGCAAACTACCCAACAATAAATATATGGTGAACTGGCCCAATTGTGGAAATGATTTTTATGTGAACTGGCCAGAATTGTCAAAAGAAGAACGTTCAAATAAGCTAGCGGATGCCAAAGCATTCACACAAGGTTTCGTCTACTACATTCAAAATGAATTAGGCTTTAAACACCTAAGGGTAGCAGAAGAATTTCCTACCAAAGACAATTTTCCAATGATTCCTTATGATAGGGAGGCTAGAAGGGTAAAAGGAAAAACGTTCTTAACCGTAGACCATTTAGAAAGACCATATGATTTCACTTTATACAGAACAGGAATTACGGTGGGCGACTATCCTATAGACCATCATCACGATAAAAATTCCGAAGCTCCAGAAATCGATTTTATCAATATAAAAGTTCCAAGTTACAATGTACCTTTAGGTAGTTTGGTTCCAGAAAGCGTGGAGCAATTTATAGTGGCGGAAAAAAATATTAGCGTATCCAATATTGTCAACGGGGCAACAAGACTCCAACCTGTAGTTTTGGGCATAGGCCAAGCTGCTGGTGCTTTGTCAGCCATGTCCATTCTAGAAAACAAAAAACCCTCTGAAATATCCATAAGAAAGGTTCAAAACGCGCTGTTAGAGAGTAATGTCTATATCATGCCTTTTATCGATATCAAAAAAGAAGATTCCGCTTTTGGGGCCATGCAACGCATGGGTGCAACAGGAATACTAAAAGGTACCGGAATTGCCTATAAGTGGGCAAATCAGACTTGGTTTTACCCCAATAGAATGGTATCGGAACATGAACTTATTAGGGGGCTTCAACCCTACTTTCCTTCTTTAGAGAGTATGGCGGCTTCCGGTGCTGGAATCAGGTTACCTTTTATCGCCTCTATATTACAAAAGGTAAACATGGAATACTCAATTCCGGTTATTAAAACAAAATGGAATACATGGGGTATTCACCAGGCTTGTGATGATAAAATAGCATTGAACAGGCGTACCGTAAGCATTCTCGCTGATAAATTATTGAACCCATTTGCGATGGAAGTAAACTGGAATGGAGAATTAAAGCAGAAGTAA
- a CDS encoding DUF4434 domain-containing protein — protein MQITGTFIDEISHDIPHQNWGAKEWDKDFAHMKAMGIETVILIRCGYKRFLTYPSKYLTKEHHCFDPPMDLVKLYLELSDKYGMTFYFGTYDSGEYWKTGDMRHEIEVNLHIIEEAYNTYGHYKSFGGWYLSLELSRKTIGAVTSIAQLGAKCKAVSEGLPVLISPWIDGKKAVMAANNELTKDSGVSLQEHEKEWDQIFKGIKDSVDIVAFQDGHVDYNDLEDYLKLNKKLADKYGLQSWTNSESFDRDMPIKFLPIKWEKLLFKLRAAKKAGCKKAITFEFSHFMSPQSAYLQAGHLYNRYMESSLAPGRGTT, from the coding sequence ATGCAAATAACTGGAACTTTTATAGACGAAATTAGTCACGATATACCTCATCAGAACTGGGGAGCAAAAGAATGGGATAAGGACTTTGCACATATGAAGGCCATGGGTATAGAGACCGTAATCTTAATTCGTTGCGGTTACAAACGGTTTTTGACCTATCCTTCTAAATACCTAACAAAAGAACACCATTGTTTTGATCCTCCCATGGATCTGGTAAAACTATATTTGGAACTGTCGGACAAGTACGGTATGACCTTTTATTTTGGCACATATGACAGTGGGGAATATTGGAAAACAGGGGATATGCGACACGAAATTGAGGTAAATCTCCACATAATCGAAGAAGCCTATAACACCTATGGCCATTACAAAAGTTTTGGCGGCTGGTATTTGAGTTTGGAGCTGAGTCGAAAGACCATAGGTGCCGTAACTTCCATTGCACAATTGGGTGCCAAATGCAAAGCGGTCAGCGAGGGTTTGCCGGTATTGATTTCTCCTTGGATAGACGGTAAAAAAGCGGTAATGGCGGCAAACAATGAACTCACCAAAGATTCTGGAGTTTCGTTACAAGAACACGAAAAAGAATGGGACCAGATATTTAAAGGCATTAAAGATAGTGTGGACATCGTAGCATTCCAAGATGGCCATGTGGATTATAATGATTTGGAAGATTACCTAAAACTAAATAAAAAATTAGCCGATAAATACGGCCTACAATCATGGACTAATTCAGAATCATTTGATAGAGATATGCCTATTAAGTTCTTACCAATAAAGTGGGAAAAACTTCTTTTTAAATTAAGGGCTGCAAAAAAGGCTGGTTGTAAAAAAGCCATTACGTTTGAATTCTCCCATTTTATGAGTCCACAATCAGCTTATTTGCAAGCGGGACATTTATATAATAGATATATGGAAAGTTCCCTCGCTCCAGGCCGAGGAACGACATAA
- a CDS encoding MFS transporter, with the protein MENSKVNANRLFYGSCFALITTAFSFAIAAGILDQLKTELELTASQTGLITSMWFLGFPISMVVGGLIYHKVGGKAIMQFAFFAHAVGILLLIFSGNYLGLLIANLLIGLGNGCTEAACNPMIADAYQGTRMSKMLNRFHMWFPGGIAIGSLLSGFMTDYGITGQNQMWLLLIPTLIYAYMFFGQDWPKAKIQEAAAIGVNLRSMITPLFLFIGVCMALTAITEFGPNQWVGLILAKSGAQPTLILALTAGLMAVARYFGGDMVKRFDQTGVLLGSAILATIGIYLFSTQTGAMAYVAAIIFALGIAYFWPNMIGLVATKVPKSGALGMSIIGAIGMFANSIFQPIIGGWIDSDKADAVAQGLTGDELELVSGQATLGTMVLFPGILIVLFTILYFWLKNKKSEVEVATA; encoded by the coding sequence ATGGAAAATTCTAAGGTAAATGCGAATAGGCTTTTTTACGGTAGCTGTTTCGCATTAATAACGACAGCGTTCTCTTTTGCTATTGCAGCTGGAATTTTAGACCAACTTAAAACTGAATTAGAATTAACGGCAAGTCAGACCGGTCTTATCACATCGATGTGGTTTTTAGGTTTTCCCATTTCCATGGTAGTTGGCGGATTAATCTATCATAAGGTAGGTGGAAAAGCTATTATGCAATTTGCATTCTTTGCGCATGCCGTTGGTATCTTATTACTCATATTTTCCGGTAATTATCTCGGTTTATTAATTGCCAACCTTTTGATAGGCTTGGGTAATGGTTGTACTGAGGCTGCTTGTAATCCAATGATTGCAGACGCTTATCAAGGTACTAGAATGAGTAAGATGTTGAATCGTTTTCATATGTGGTTTCCAGGAGGTATTGCCATAGGGAGTCTACTCTCGGGTTTTATGACCGATTATGGAATCACAGGACAAAATCAGATGTGGCTGCTCCTGATTCCAACACTAATTTATGCGTATATGTTTTTTGGACAGGATTGGCCAAAAGCTAAAATACAGGAAGCTGCGGCCATTGGCGTTAATTTAAGGTCTATGATTACTCCCTTGTTCTTATTCATTGGAGTTTGTATGGCCTTGACAGCAATTACCGAATTTGGACCTAATCAATGGGTAGGTCTTATTTTAGCAAAGAGTGGAGCACAACCCACCTTGATATTGGCCTTAACCGCTGGTTTAATGGCCGTAGCCCGCTATTTTGGTGGTGACATGGTGAAACGTTTTGACCAAACTGGTGTATTATTGGGTTCCGCAATTTTAGCCACTATCGGGATATATCTTTTTAGCACGCAAACAGGGGCAATGGCCTATGTTGCCGCTATAATCTTTGCCCTTGGTATTGCCTACTTTTGGCCGAATATGATTGGTTTAGTAGCTACTAAAGTTCCTAAGAGTGGTGCTTTGGGCATGTCTATCATTGGTGCTATCGGTATGTTCGCCAATTCCATTTTTCAGCCTATTATAGGAGGTTGGATTGATTCTGACAAGGCGGATGCGGTTGCTCAGGGATTAACTGGGGACGAACTGGAATTAGTATCTGGACAAGCAACTTTAGGAACCATGGTACTTTTTCCGGGCATATTAATCGTTCTGTTTACCATACTATATTTCTGGCTAAAGAATAAAAAAAGTGAGGTAGAAGTGGCAACTGCCTAA